One part of the Streptomyces lienomycini genome encodes these proteins:
- a CDS encoding DUF1416 domain-containing protein, whose product MCGAKAGGPDASTIKPGETTIQGQVTRDGEPVTGYVRLLDATGEFTAEVPTSATGQFRFYAAEGTWTVRALIPGGTADRTVVAQQGGLAEVAIAV is encoded by the coding sequence ATGTGCGGAGCGAAGGCCGGCGGCCCCGACGCCTCCACGATCAAGCCCGGTGAGACCACCATCCAGGGTCAGGTGACCCGTGACGGCGAGCCGGTGACGGGCTACGTCCGGCTGCTGGACGCCACCGGCGAGTTCACGGCGGAGGTCCCGACCTCCGCGACGGGCCAGTTCCGCTTCTACGCGGCCGAGGGCACCTGGACCGTACGCGCGCTGATCCCGGGCGGCACCGCCGACCGCACCGTCGTCGCCCAGCAGGGCGGCCTGGCGGAGGTCGCGATCGCCGTCTGA
- a CDS encoding MoaD/ThiS family protein, producing MAKVTVRYWAAAKAAAGVPEEPYDADTLADALGAVRERHPGELTRVLLRCSFLVDGDPVGTRGHETVRLADGGTVEVLPPFAGG from the coding sequence ATGGCAAAGGTCACGGTGCGCTACTGGGCCGCCGCGAAGGCCGCGGCGGGGGTGCCCGAGGAGCCGTACGACGCGGACACGCTCGCCGACGCGCTCGGCGCGGTGCGCGAGCGGCACCCCGGCGAACTCACGCGCGTGCTGCTGCGCTGCTCGTTCCTCGTCGACGGCGACCCCGTGGGCACCCGCGGGCATGAGACGGTACGGCTGGCCGACGGCGGCACGGTCGAGGTGCTCCCGCCGTTCGCAGGAGGGTGA
- a CDS encoding response regulator transcription factor, with protein sequence MSPADGDRDREIQRILIVDDEPAVREALQRSLAFEGYDTEVAVDGADALEKAAAYRPDLVVLDIQMPRMDGLTAARRIRGAGDLTPILMLTARDTVGDRVTGLDAGADDYLVKPFELDELFARIRALLRRSSYAPAALATAEDDDVLAFADLSMDLATREVRRGGRPVELTRTEFTLLEMFMAHPRQVLTREQILKAVWGFDFEPSSNSLDVYVMYLRRKTEAGGEPRLVHTVRGVGYVLRQGGAE encoded by the coding sequence ATGAGCCCCGCAGACGGCGACCGCGACCGTGAGATCCAGCGCATCCTGATCGTCGACGACGAGCCGGCGGTCCGCGAAGCCCTCCAGCGCAGCCTCGCCTTCGAGGGATACGACACCGAGGTCGCCGTCGACGGCGCCGACGCCCTGGAGAAGGCGGCGGCGTACCGGCCCGACCTCGTCGTCCTGGACATCCAGATGCCCCGCATGGACGGCCTGACCGCCGCCCGCCGGATCCGCGGCGCGGGCGACCTGACGCCGATCCTCATGCTGACGGCCCGCGACACGGTCGGCGACCGGGTGACCGGCCTCGACGCCGGCGCCGACGACTACCTGGTCAAGCCCTTCGAGCTGGACGAACTGTTCGCCCGCATCCGCGCGCTGCTGCGCCGCAGCTCCTACGCCCCGGCCGCCCTGGCCACCGCCGAGGACGACGACGTGCTGGCCTTCGCCGACCTGTCCATGGACCTGGCGACGCGCGAGGTACGGCGGGGCGGGCGGCCGGTGGAACTGACCCGCACGGAGTTCACCCTCCTCGAGATGTTCATGGCGCACCCGCGCCAGGTCCTCACCCGCGAGCAGATCCTCAAGGCGGTGTGGGGCTTCGACTTCGAGCCGTCGTCGAACTCCCTCGACGTGTACGTCATGTACCTGCGCCGCAAGACCGAGGCCGGCGGCGAGCCGCGCCTCGTGCACACCGTCCGCGGCGTCGGCTACGTCCTGCGGCAGGGCGGCGCCGAGTGA
- a CDS encoding response regulator transcription factor: MSSLLLLTNALQPSTEVLPALGLLLHNVRVAPAEGPALVDTPGADVILVDGRRDLPQIRSLCQLLRSTGLSCPLVLVVTEGGLAAVTADWGIDDVLLDTAGPAEVEARLRLATGRQQIGGDDSPMEIRNGDLSVDEATYSAKLKGRVLDLTFKEFELLKYLAQHPGRVFTRAQLLQEVWGYDYFGGTRTVDVHVRRLRAKLGPEHESLIGTVRNVGYRFVTPEKPEKGEKSEKGEKGEQRAATEGPDKERSEKARSGKDEAAAARSSKV; this comes from the coding sequence ATGAGTTCCCTACTGCTCCTGACCAACGCCCTCCAGCCGTCGACGGAGGTGCTCCCCGCCCTCGGCCTGCTGCTGCACAACGTACGCGTCGCCCCGGCCGAGGGCCCCGCCCTCGTCGACACCCCCGGCGCCGACGTCATCCTCGTCGACGGCCGCCGCGACCTCCCCCAGATCCGCAGCCTGTGCCAGTTGCTGCGGTCCACCGGGCTCAGCTGTCCGCTGGTCCTCGTCGTCACCGAGGGCGGCCTCGCCGCCGTCACCGCCGACTGGGGCATCGACGACGTGCTGCTGGACACCGCCGGTCCCGCCGAGGTCGAGGCCCGGCTGCGGCTGGCCACGGGCCGCCAGCAGATCGGCGGCGACGACTCCCCCATGGAGATCCGCAACGGCGACCTGTCGGTGGACGAGGCGACGTACTCCGCCAAGCTCAAGGGGCGGGTCCTGGACCTGACCTTCAAGGAGTTCGAGCTGCTGAAGTACCTCGCCCAGCACCCGGGCCGGGTGTTCACCCGCGCGCAGCTGCTCCAGGAGGTGTGGGGCTACGACTACTTCGGCGGCACCCGCACGGTCGACGTGCACGTACGGCGGCTGCGCGCCAAGCTCGGCCCCGAGCACGAGTCGCTGATCGGCACCGTCCGCAACGTCGGCTACCGCTTCGTCACGCCGGAGAAGCCCGAGAAGGGCGAGAAGAGCGAGAAGGGCGAGAAGGGCGAGCAGCGCGCGGCGACGGAGGGGCCCGACAAGGAGCGGTCCGAGAAGGCGCGGTCCGGGAAGGACGAGGCGGCGGCCGCGAGGTCATCCAAGGTGTGA
- a CDS encoding TetR family transcriptional regulator translates to MSTEPSPPPSPSLTERRKAATQLDIAHAAAELFASRGPEATTAEEIARRAGIALRTFYRYFRSKQDAVGPLLTDGADRWRGLLEAMAPGTPLGPALRAAAERALAAPDAGAAEALLRTRGLLRAAEDDPALRAVWYRVNQESEERLVPVIARLMGPADGVTGAGGRTDGGGPDALEVRLVAAAATDAIRIAVETWADTEAGAEGPGSPADLAARCLERLLGGLDRA, encoded by the coding sequence GTGAGCACCGAGCCGTCCCCGCCCCCGTCGCCGTCCCTGACCGAGCGCCGCAAGGCCGCCACCCAGCTCGACATCGCGCACGCGGCGGCGGAACTCTTCGCCTCCCGGGGCCCGGAGGCCACGACGGCCGAGGAGATCGCCCGGCGGGCCGGGATCGCGCTGCGGACCTTCTACCGCTACTTCCGCTCCAAGCAGGACGCGGTCGGCCCCCTGCTGACGGACGGCGCCGACCGCTGGCGCGGGCTGCTGGAGGCCATGGCGCCGGGCACCCCGCTCGGCCCGGCGCTGCGGGCCGCGGCGGAGCGGGCGCTGGCGGCCCCCGACGCCGGGGCCGCGGAGGCACTGCTGCGGACGCGCGGGCTGCTGCGGGCCGCGGAGGACGATCCGGCGCTGCGCGCCGTCTGGTACCGCGTGAACCAGGAGTCGGAGGAGCGGCTCGTTCCGGTGATCGCGCGTCTGATGGGCCCGGCGGACGGGGTCACGGGCGCGGGCGGACGTACGGACGGGGGTGGTCCCGACGCGCTGGAGGTGCGGCTGGTGGCGGCCGCCGCCACCGACGCCATCCGGATCGCCGTGGAGACCTGGGCCGACACCGAGGCGGGCGCGGAGGGGCCCGGCTCACCGGCCGACCTGGCGGCGCGCTGCCTGGAACGCCTCCTGGGGGGCCTGGACCGGGCGTAG
- a CDS encoding LacI family DNA-binding transcriptional regulator yields MAKVTRDDVARLAGTSTAVVSYVINNGPRPVAPATRERVLAAIKELGYRPDRVAQAMASRRTDLIGLIVPDARQPFFAEMAHAVEWAASERGKMVLVGNSDYVGEREVHYLRAFLGMRVSGLILVSHALNDNAAAEIDAWDARVVLLHERPEAIDDVAVVTDDLGGAQLAVRHLLEHGYAYVACMGGTAETPSVGDPVSDHVEGWKRAMKEAGLSTEGRLFEAPYNRYDAYRVGLELLAGPQRPPAIFCSTDDQALGLLRAARELRIDVPGELAVAGFDDIKEAALADPPLTTVASDRSAMARAAVDLVLDDGLRVAGSRRERLKLFPSQLVLRQSCGCA; encoded by the coding sequence GTGGCCAAGGTGACTCGGGATGACGTGGCGCGACTGGCGGGGACTTCGACCGCCGTCGTCAGCTATGTCATCAACAACGGACCCCGGCCGGTCGCCCCGGCCACGCGCGAGCGTGTACTCGCCGCGATCAAGGAGCTGGGGTACCGCCCCGACCGGGTCGCCCAGGCGATGGCGTCGCGGCGCACGGACCTCATAGGCCTGATCGTGCCGGACGCGCGCCAGCCGTTCTTCGCGGAGATGGCGCACGCGGTCGAGTGGGCCGCCTCCGAGCGCGGCAAGATGGTGCTCGTCGGCAACTCCGACTACGTCGGCGAGCGCGAGGTCCACTACCTGCGTGCCTTCCTCGGCATGCGCGTCTCCGGCCTCATCCTGGTCAGCCACGCGCTGAACGACAACGCCGCCGCCGAGATCGACGCCTGGGACGCCCGGGTCGTCCTGCTGCACGAACGCCCCGAGGCCATCGACGACGTCGCCGTCGTCACCGACGACCTCGGCGGCGCCCAGCTCGCCGTACGCCACCTGCTGGAGCACGGGTACGCGTACGTCGCCTGCATGGGCGGCACCGCCGAGACGCCGTCCGTCGGCGACCCGGTCTCCGACCACGTCGAGGGCTGGAAGCGCGCGATGAAGGAGGCCGGGCTGTCCACCGAGGGCCGGCTCTTCGAGGCGCCGTACAACCGCTACGACGCGTACCGCGTGGGCCTGGAGCTGCTGGCCGGGCCGCAGCGGCCGCCCGCGATCTTCTGCTCCACCGACGACCAGGCGCTCGGCCTGCTGCGGGCGGCCCGCGAGCTGCGCATCGACGTGCCGGGCGAGCTGGCCGTGGCGGGCTTCGACGACATCAAGGAAGCCGCCCTGGCCGACCCGCCGCTGACGACGGTCGCCTCGGACCGGTCGGCGATGGCGCGGGCCGCCGTGGACCTGGTCCTGGACGACGGCCTGCGCGTGGCGGGCTCCCGGCGCGAACGGCTGAAGCTGTTCCCGTCGCAGCTGGTGCTGCGGCAGTCCTGCGGCTGCGCGTAG
- a CDS encoding S1C family serine protease, giving the protein MTESLRHNGEYEHANPYQGTPQHASSPVNPAWPPPPAQPPAPPTQPEQPEQPEQPHRKRSARRGPAALLVAVAIVAAAVGGGTAYGIQELTGGDTVVAGSTSTNVVPSSQKGTVSGVAKAVSPSIVEISATSNAGSSTGSGVIITDDGEIITNNHVVSGASSVKVRTSDGKQYTAQVVGTDSKKDLALIKLDDASGLQAATLGDSEALNVGQQVVAIGSPEGLTGTVTSGIVSALDRDVTVSTDEGQQQQQQQQRQGQGGGWPFEFGGQEFNGDTGSSTTTYKAIQTDASLNPGNSGGALIDMNGNIIGINSAMYSATESSASAGSVGLGFAIPVNTVKADLPALRAGANN; this is encoded by the coding sequence ATGACCGAGAGCCTCCGCCACAACGGCGAGTACGAGCACGCGAACCCCTACCAGGGGACCCCTCAGCACGCCTCCTCTCCCGTCAACCCCGCATGGCCGCCCCCGCCGGCACAGCCGCCCGCGCCCCCCACGCAGCCCGAGCAGCCCGAGCAGCCCGAGCAGCCGCACCGGAAGCGGTCGGCCCGGCGCGGCCCCGCCGCCCTGCTCGTGGCCGTGGCGATCGTCGCGGCGGCCGTCGGCGGCGGCACGGCGTACGGCATCCAGGAGCTGACCGGCGGCGACACCGTCGTCGCCGGCTCCACCAGCACCAACGTGGTGCCCTCCAGCCAGAAGGGCACCGTCTCCGGGGTCGCGAAGGCGGTCAGCCCGAGCATCGTCGAGATCAGCGCCACCTCGAACGCCGGATCGTCGACCGGCTCCGGCGTGATCATCACGGACGACGGCGAGATCATCACCAACAACCACGTCGTGTCCGGCGCCTCGTCCGTCAAGGTGCGCACCAGCGACGGCAAGCAGTACACCGCCCAGGTCGTCGGCACCGACAGCAAGAAGGACCTCGCGCTGATCAAGCTGGACGACGCCTCTGGCCTCCAGGCCGCGACCCTCGGCGACTCCGAGGCCCTGAACGTCGGCCAGCAGGTCGTCGCGATCGGCTCCCCCGAGGGCCTGACCGGCACCGTGACCAGCGGCATCGTCTCCGCGCTCGACCGCGACGTGACCGTCTCCACGGACGAGGGCCAGCAGCAACAGCAGCAGCAGCAGCGGCAGGGACAGGGCGGCGGTTGGCCGTTCGAGTTCGGCGGCCAGGAGTTCAACGGCGACACCGGATCGTCCACGACGACGTACAAGGCGATCCAGACCGACGCGTCCCTCAATCCGGGCAACTCCGGCGGCGCGCTGATCGACATGAACGGCAACATCATCGGCATCAACTCCGCGATGTACTCGGCGACCGAGTCCTCCGCGAGCGCGGGCAGCGTGGGCCTCGGCTTCGCCATCCCGGTCAACACGGTGAAGGCCGACCTGCCCGCACTGCGAGCGGGCGCGAACAACTGA
- a CDS encoding alpha/beta hydrolase: MSNRPAGHVARSTRRPDHRPDPETPRGAPRRTPARTFLRTADGVRIDAVYEPGETGREAADLVFVVAHGFTGDADRPHVRRIAAAFARHGAVVTFSFRGHGASGGRSTVGDREVLDLAAAVAWARGFGHGRVVTVGFSMGGSVVLRHAALYADDDAAGTDSVVSVSSPARWYYRGTAPMRRLHWLVMRPAGRLVGRYGLRTRIHHRDWDPVPLSPVDAVGRIAPTPLLVVHGDRDGYFPLDHPRMLADAAGDHGELWLEPGMGHAEHASDEALLHRIGDWAAARAG, encoded by the coding sequence ATGAGCAACCGACCGGCAGGTCATGTGGCGCGTTCCACCCGTCGTCCGGACCATCGTCCGGATCCCGAGACGCCCCGTGGAGCGCCGCGCCGCACGCCCGCGCGCACCTTCCTCCGTACGGCCGACGGGGTCCGGATCGACGCGGTGTACGAGCCGGGCGAGACCGGACGGGAAGCCGCTGACCTGGTGTTCGTCGTCGCGCACGGTTTCACGGGCGACGCGGACCGGCCGCACGTGCGGCGGATCGCGGCGGCGTTCGCACGGCACGGTGCCGTCGTCACGTTCTCCTTCCGGGGCCACGGCGCGTCCGGCGGCCGGTCCACCGTCGGCGACCGCGAGGTGCTGGACCTGGCGGCGGCGGTCGCCTGGGCGCGCGGCTTCGGGCACGGGCGCGTGGTGACCGTCGGCTTCTCCATGGGCGGCTCGGTGGTGCTGCGGCACGCCGCGCTGTACGCCGACGACGACGCGGCGGGCACGGACTCGGTCGTGTCGGTCAGCTCCCCCGCCCGCTGGTACTACCGGGGTACGGCCCCCATGCGGCGGCTGCACTGGCTGGTGATGCGACCCGCCGGACGCCTGGTGGGCCGCTACGGCCTGCGCACCCGTATCCACCACCGCGACTGGGACCCGGTGCCGCTGTCGCCGGTCGACGCGGTGGGGCGGATCGCGCCGACGCCGCTGCTCGTCGTGCACGGCGACCGGGACGGCTACTTCCCCCTCGACCATCCCCGGATGCTGGCCGACGCGGCCGGTGACCACGGCGAACTCTGGCTGGAACCCGGTATGGGCCACGCCGAGCACGCGTCGGACGAGGCGCTGCTGCACCGCATCGGCGACTGGGCGGCGGCGCGGGCGGGCTAG
- a CDS encoding sulfurtransferase, with the protein MSRSDVLVDADWLQDHLDDSDIAIVEVDEDTSAYEKNHIKNAIRIDWTQDLQDPVRRDFVDQEGFEKLLSAKGIANDTLVVLYGGNNNWFASYAYWYFKLYGHDNVKLLDGGRKKWELDARELVAGDDVPERAATDYKAKPQNTAIRAFRDDVVQAIGAQNLVDVRSPDEFSGKLLAPAHLPQEQSQRPGHVPSARNIPWSKNANDDGTFKSDDELKQLYTDEQVDLAKDTIAYCRIGERSALTWFVLHELLGVENVKNYDGSWTEYGSLVGVPIELGAAK; encoded by the coding sequence ATGAGCCGCAGCGACGTACTGGTCGACGCCGACTGGCTGCAGGACCACCTGGACGACTCGGACATCGCCATCGTCGAGGTGGACGAGGACACGTCCGCCTACGAGAAGAACCACATCAAGAACGCGATCCGGATCGACTGGACCCAGGACCTCCAGGACCCGGTCCGCCGCGACTTCGTCGACCAGGAGGGCTTCGAGAAGCTCCTGTCGGCGAAGGGCATCGCCAACGACACGCTGGTGGTCCTCTACGGCGGCAACAACAACTGGTTCGCGTCGTACGCCTACTGGTACTTCAAGCTCTACGGCCACGACAACGTCAAGCTCCTCGACGGCGGCCGCAAGAAGTGGGAGCTGGACGCCCGCGAGCTGGTCGCCGGCGACGACGTGCCCGAGCGCGCCGCCACCGACTACAAGGCCAAGCCGCAGAACACCGCGATCCGTGCCTTCCGCGACGACGTCGTCCAGGCGATCGGCGCGCAGAACCTGGTCGACGTCCGCTCGCCCGACGAGTTCTCCGGCAAGCTGCTCGCCCCGGCCCACCTCCCGCAGGAGCAGTCGCAGCGTCCGGGCCACGTCCCGTCCGCCCGCAACATCCCGTGGTCGAAGAACGCCAACGACGACGGCACCTTCAAGTCGGACGACGAGCTGAAGCAGCTCTACACCGACGAGCAGGTCGACCTGGCGAAGGACACCATCGCCTACTGCCGCATCGGTGAGCGCTCGGCCCTGACCTGGTTCGTCCTGCACGAGCTGCTGGGCGTGGAGAACGTCAAGAACTACGACGGCTCCTGGACCGAGTACGGCTCCCTCGTCGGCGTGCCGATCGAGCTCGGCGCCGCGAAGTAA
- a CDS encoding LmeA family phospholipid-binding protein, which yields MRALRILLIVVVILGGLFVIADRVAVHFAEGEAADKLRSTENLASTPDVSINGFPFLTQVAGGELDDVEVGIDDYEASTGTTGEKIRIGHLSAHMKGVEFSSDFSSATAATATGTATVGYDELMKAAKSEPTDVTPGVSAKVIGLSDGGNGKIKVTLRATVLGVEVPEPVEVLSSVQVKDNEVEVVADGLPSIGGKQLAESRIRAITDFQQTIDELPGGIELDKVEAAKDGVEITVKGSNVKLAG from the coding sequence ATGCGCGCACTGCGAATACTGTTGATCGTCGTCGTGATCCTGGGCGGCCTCTTCGTGATCGCCGACCGTGTCGCCGTCCACTTCGCCGAGGGCGAGGCGGCGGACAAGCTGCGCAGCACCGAGAACCTGGCCTCGACACCGGACGTCTCCATCAACGGCTTCCCCTTCCTCACCCAGGTCGCCGGCGGCGAGCTGGACGACGTCGAGGTCGGCATCGACGACTACGAGGCGTCCACCGGCACCACGGGCGAGAAGATCCGCATCGGCCACCTGAGCGCCCACATGAAGGGCGTCGAGTTCTCCAGCGACTTCAGCTCCGCCACCGCGGCCACCGCCACCGGCACCGCGACCGTCGGCTACGACGAGCTGATGAAGGCCGCCAAGTCCGAGCCCACGGACGTCACGCCCGGCGTCAGCGCCAAGGTCATCGGCCTCTCCGACGGCGGCAACGGAAAGATCAAGGTGACGCTGCGGGCCACGGTCCTCGGCGTCGAGGTGCCCGAGCCGGTCGAGGTGCTCAGCTCCGTCCAGGTCAAGGACAACGAGGTCGAGGTCGTCGCCGACGGTCTGCCCAGCATCGGCGGCAAGCAGCTCGCCGAGTCCCGGATCCGGGCCATCACCGACTTCCAGCAGACCATCGACGAGCTGCCGGGCGGCATCGAGCTGGACAAGGTCGAGGCGGCGAAGGACGGCGTCGAGATCACCGTGAAGGGTTCGAACGTCAAGCTCGCCGGGTAG
- a CDS encoding DUF3099 domain-containing protein: MYARRRHVYFAMMGTCIVLFVLAWGVVRLWSVPAAVGLCVFAMLIPPVAAMMANRRGPDDRWWDDPSGDAKSDEWWDELDGKKRSRREDRP, from the coding sequence ATGTACGCGCGGCGGCGGCACGTCTACTTCGCCATGATGGGGACCTGCATCGTGCTCTTCGTCCTGGCCTGGGGAGTCGTGCGCCTCTGGTCCGTCCCGGCCGCCGTGGGCCTGTGCGTGTTCGCGATGCTCATCCCCCCGGTGGCGGCGATGATGGCCAACCGGCGCGGCCCGGACGACCGCTGGTGGGACGACCCGTCCGGCGACGCCAAGTCCGACGAGTGGTGGGACGAACTGGACGGCAAGAAGCGCTCGCGGCGCGAGGACCGGCCCTAG
- a CDS encoding SDR family NAD(P)-dependent oxidoreductase produces the protein MNRYEGRRVLVTGGGSGIGQATVERLLREGGTVVAADVSEAGLKDTFAKASQYAERLTTVVMDIADETSVREGVRSATDALGGLDVLVNAAGILRSSRTEDTGVREFTRVLTVNLVGTFLVIRESIPALLEGTDAAVVNFSSTSAAFAHPYMAAYAASKGGIQSMTHALASEYAGRGIRFTAVQPGSISSGMTDGSGASGQSAGPGLPEDADMSLFAKLSPALGQGFAGPETVASVVAMLACEDGRFVTGTEIRIDGGTHF, from the coding sequence ATGAACCGTTACGAAGGCCGCCGCGTCCTGGTCACCGGCGGGGGCTCGGGGATAGGCCAGGCGACGGTGGAGCGCCTCCTGCGGGAGGGCGGCACCGTGGTGGCCGCGGACGTGAGCGAGGCGGGGCTGAAGGACACCTTCGCGAAGGCGTCGCAGTACGCCGAGCGGCTCACCACGGTCGTGATGGACATCGCCGACGAGACCTCGGTGCGCGAGGGGGTCAGGTCCGCGACGGACGCGCTGGGCGGACTCGACGTCCTGGTCAACGCGGCCGGCATCCTGCGCTCGTCGCGCACCGAGGACACCGGTGTACGGGAGTTCACCCGGGTCCTGACGGTGAACCTCGTCGGCACCTTCCTCGTGATCCGCGAATCGATCCCGGCCCTGCTGGAGGGCACGGACGCGGCGGTGGTCAACTTCAGCTCGACCTCGGCGGCGTTCGCGCACCCCTACATGGCGGCGTACGCGGCGAGCAAGGGCGGCATCCAGTCCATGACCCACGCGCTGGCCAGTGAGTACGCGGGGCGCGGCATCCGCTTCACCGCCGTGCAGCCGGGTTCCATCTCCTCCGGCATGACGGACGGCAGCGGGGCCAGCGGCCAGAGCGCCGGTCCCGGGCTGCCCGAGGACGCCGACATGAGCCTCTTCGCCAAGCTGTCGCCCGCCCTCGGACAGGGCTTCGCCGGTCCGGAGACGGTCGCGTCGGTCGTCGCGATGCTCGCCTGCGAGGACGGCCGGTTCGTGACCGGCACCGAGATCCGGATCGACGGCGGCACCCACTTCTGA